One stretch of Bacteroidota bacterium DNA includes these proteins:
- a CDS encoding T9SS type A sorting domain-containing protein, which yields MKQTLKLSFLLALMLLSIAVAEKKTEKGDEMSVIPFGKTLISPEQVNAASSPWLPRNLETPTSQFKVAEFFKNGFVLIAGAKTTAPMLGNYYGFYSKDSGKSFTKFSFPNFQSSATSTSPRFAGIATWGDSVMINADYAGVLIRSTNYGVKWDTVSAKYGTGAFYDGVEFISKDTVIAYGDGVDSSIFINRSTDRGATWTRVSLPTSADIKAYVVASAGSKSIATLGNTIWLGVYVTSSAPVSAAGVLKSTDAGLTWTLTKVTNLLAKNRYSLANMSFKDANVGYAIGVTLGYINTLHKTTDGGATWSDSINVAAAPISSPLLQQVAQVQALAGTSTVLVSGFDGTGPAMWKSTDDGATWTKIVTPLNGGAAASLGQIAFISENTGFGAGVRIAYEYSPSVEVTFIVNTSTVPDTLKGTSTVQMRGDGGASGGLLDWSGKSSVRFTNIGGDYWRAKVRFASGKDFPYKIYTHAQPNVNETHAGKDNGWENNITTNGNGNRRMVVGASDTTIAVQFVNGSSAEQPQYWRPYVESDSLEVTFRINMANQEDFNPLSMKVGVNGSFQGWGTPSSFVLKQETNHGNGGSVAYLGPNFWSGTFKLPLKKANLDTLSAPIKYEYKFVQFNNATPTTYKWENVANRSFEIKKGSADTTIYWVWWENVGVKPPAGNDTAMATFRVDMSNAIATNGYTTGDTVQVRYGFANSATVVGVRNLAKQGLTNIYAATDSNITGVKVDATGTKPLVYQYYIVKNGQDFRESYYNFSFTGQDQTLAERRMLPLTSKKSTGVLNAGLDTSKNQTKANRWPFFRNTRKLTKNVAVTFTLNLAPAYWQVAKGDTLFGIQNTVNVTNKDSVYKWGVAINGPASGGWGAWGNSLIADPKKVMFDDGTNGDAVAGDHIYTKVINYYKDSVNNVVGQEFKFGIKGGDNEGGKGGFGNNHIENINDAAATATIANQFGSINPLYYNQWDYANGVKSVKQIDGVTPTQFELSQNYPNPFNPSTVINYSIPVNGLVSLKVYNVLGQQVATLVNEVQTVGSYKATFNATSLSSGVYFYKIEAGSFTSVKKMMFLK from the coding sequence ATGAAACAAACTCTAAAACTTTCTTTCTTGCTGGCGCTGATGCTTTTGAGCATTGCGGTTGCAGAAAAGAAAACGGAGAAGGGTGATGAAATGTCTGTCATTCCGTTTGGAAAGACACTCATATCACCGGAGCAGGTAAATGCTGCTTCATCCCCGTGGCTTCCCCGTAATCTGGAAACACCAACAAGTCAGTTCAAAGTTGCAGAATTCTTCAAAAACGGCTTTGTCTTGATTGCTGGTGCAAAAACAACTGCACCAATGTTGGGAAACTATTATGGTTTCTATTCAAAAGACAGTGGTAAAAGCTTTACGAAATTCTCGTTCCCTAATTTCCAATCAAGCGCAACATCCACAAGTCCGCGTTTTGCTGGTATTGCAACATGGGGCGATAGTGTTATGATCAATGCAGATTACGCTGGTGTTTTGATTCGTTCCACAAACTATGGCGTAAAATGGGATACCGTAAGTGCAAAATATGGTACCGGTGCATTTTATGATGGCGTAGAATTTATCAGCAAAGATACAGTTATTGCTTATGGAGATGGCGTTGATTCATCTATTTTCATTAACCGCAGCACAGATCGCGGTGCTACATGGACAAGAGTTTCACTTCCTACCAGTGCAGATATTAAGGCGTATGTTGTCGCTTCTGCAGGATCAAAGAGCATTGCTACTCTTGGAAATACAATCTGGTTGGGTGTATATGTAACAAGTTCAGCTCCGGTTTCAGCCGCTGGTGTTTTAAAATCCACCGATGCTGGTTTAACATGGACGTTGACCAAAGTTACAAACCTTCTTGCAAAGAACAGATATTCATTAGCCAACATGTCATTTAAAGATGCTAATGTCGGTTATGCTATTGGCGTTACTCTTGGTTACATCAACACATTGCATAAAACAACCGATGGCGGTGCAACATGGAGCGATTCAATTAATGTCGCAGCAGCACCAATTAGCTCGCCATTATTACAACAGGTTGCACAAGTACAGGCACTTGCTGGAACAAGCACAGTGTTAGTTTCCGGTTTTGATGGAACTGGTCCGGCTATGTGGAAATCAACCGATGATGGTGCAACATGGACAAAAATTGTAACACCATTAAATGGTGGTGCTGCAGCAAGTCTTGGACAGATTGCATTTATTTCTGAAAATACTGGATTTGGCGCAGGTGTACGTATTGCGTATGAATATAGTCCTTCCGTTGAAGTAACATTTATCGTCAACACATCCACAGTTCCAGATACATTAAAAGGTACCTCCACGGTGCAAATGCGCGGTGATGGTGGTGCTTCCGGTGGATTACTTGATTGGAGCGGTAAATCTTCAGTTCGCTTTACAAATATTGGTGGAGATTACTGGAGAGCAAAAGTTCGCTTTGCTTCAGGAAAAGACTTCCCCTACAAAATCTATACCCATGCACAACCGAATGTTAATGAAACTCATGCTGGTAAAGATAATGGCTGGGAAAATAATATCACCACCAATGGCAATGGTAACCGCCGTATGGTTGTTGGAGCTAGCGATACGACAATTGCAGTTCAATTTGTCAACGGTTCATCGGCAGAACAACCGCAATACTGGCGTCCATATGTTGAATCGGATTCATTGGAAGTAACTTTCCGTATCAACATGGCTAACCAGGAAGATTTTAATCCATTAAGCATGAAAGTTGGAGTGAATGGTAGCTTCCAGGGATGGGGCACACCTTCTTCATTTGTTCTGAAACAAGAAACAAATCATGGTAACGGCGGTTCAGTTGCTTACCTTGGTCCAAACTTCTGGTCAGGAACATTTAAACTTCCTTTAAAGAAAGCAAACTTAGATACACTTTCTGCACCGATTAAATACGAATATAAATTCGTTCAGTTTAACAATGCCACGCCAACCACATACAAATGGGAAAACGTTGCAAACCGTTCCTTCGAAATTAAAAAGGGAAGTGCTGATACGACAATATATTGGGTATGGTGGGAAAATGTTGGTGTAAAACCACCAGCAGGTAATGACACCGCAATGGCAACATTCCGTGTTGATATGTCCAATGCAATTGCAACAAATGGATACACAACCGGTGATACAGTTCAAGTACGTTACGGTTTTGCTAATTCAGCAACAGTTGTTGGTGTAAGAAATCTTGCAAAACAAGGTTTAACCAATATCTATGCAGCAACAGATTCCAACATTACTGGCGTTAAAGTTGATGCAACCGGTACCAAACCGTTGGTGTATCAATATTACATCGTTAAGAATGGTCAAGATTTCAGAGAATCCTACTATAACTTCAGTTTCACTGGACAGGACCAAACATTAGCAGAACGTCGTATGTTACCGCTAACAAGTAAAAAGTCCACCGGTGTTCTTAATGCCGGACTTGATACTTCGAAAAATCAAACTAAAGCAAACCGATGGCCGTTCTTCCGCAACACACGTAAACTTACGAAGAATGTTGCGGTTACATTTACCCTTAATCTTGCACCTGCTTATTGGCAAGTTGCAAAGGGTGATACCTTGTTTGGAATTCAGAACACTGTTAATGTGACGAACAAAGATAGCGTTTACAAATGGGGTGTTGCAATCAATGGACCGGCATCAGGCGGATGGGGCGCATGGGGTAATTCATTAATCGCAGATCCCAAAAAAGTGATGTTTGATGACGGTACAAACGGTGATGCAGTTGCTGGTGACCATATCTATACCAAAGTGATCAATTACTACAAAGATTCCGTGAATAACGTTGTCGGTCAGGAATTTAAATTTGGTATTAAAGGTGGTGACAATGAAGGCGGAAAGGGTGGATTCGGTAACAATCATATCGAAAACATCAATGACGCAGCAGCAACAGCCACAATTGCCAATCAGTTTGGTAGCATTAATCCTTTGTATTATAACCAATGGGATTATGCAAACGGCGTGAAGAGCGTGAAACAAATTGACGGTGTAACACCGACACAATTTGAACTTTCACAGAACTATCCGAACCCGTTCAATCCTTCAACCGTGATTAACTATTCCATTCCTGTGAATGGTTTGGTATCATTGAAGGTGTACAATGTTCTCGGTCAGCAAGTTGCTACACTCGTCAATGAAGTTCAAACCGTTGGAAGCTACAAAGCGACATTCAACGCAACTTCATTATCAAGCGGCGTGTACTTCTATAAGATCGAAGCTGGTTCCTTCACATCGGTGAAGAAAATGATGTTCTTGAAGTAA
- a CDS encoding PorV/PorQ family protein, whose translation MKKIIMLILLSLTAAVMSTAQSKVGTSAAPFLGISVGPRGVALGGAYVAIANDASALYYNPGAISQLGYSQVLVSHTAWLVDTKFDWVGVTLNLGDGGAIGINVTQLNYGEETVTTEFNQDGGEETWNASDLAVGLSYARNLTDKFSIGGTAKFIQMKIWNESASSMAVDVGLKYKTDFNGLIIGMSISNFGGDMKLDGKDLYNNFDSKPTESGNNPTIVAQYRTEDRPLPLLFRAGISIDAFKSDELRLIVAADALRPSDSAEMLNVGGELSWRDMMFVRGGLKSLFLPDREESFTAGGGAKYELTGANVISFDFSYQEFGKFGGIQTFAIGITF comes from the coding sequence ATGAAAAAAATAATAATGTTGATCCTTCTTTCACTCACTGCCGCTGTCATGAGCACGGCACAATCAAAAGTGGGCACTTCTGCCGCACCGTTTTTAGGGATTTCGGTCGGCCCTCGCGGAGTTGCACTTGGCGGAGCATATGTGGCAATTGCCAATGATGCTTCGGCACTGTATTACAATCCGGGAGCTATCTCTCAACTTGGTTATTCGCAGGTGTTGGTTTCCCACACTGCATGGCTGGTTGACACAAAATTTGATTGGGTTGGTGTTACACTCAATCTTGGTGACGGCGGTGCCATTGGAATAAATGTCACACAGTTGAATTATGGTGAAGAAACTGTCACAACAGAGTTCAATCAAGACGGCGGTGAAGAGACTTGGAATGCTTCTGATCTTGCAGTTGGATTGTCTTATGCACGAAATCTTACCGATAAGTTTTCCATCGGTGGAACCGCGAAGTTCATCCAAATGAAAATTTGGAATGAATCGGCAAGCTCGATGGCTGTTGATGTTGGATTGAAATACAAAACCGATTTCAACGGATTGATAATTGGCATGAGTATTTCCAATTTTGGCGGGGATATGAAATTGGACGGTAAAGATTTGTACAATAATTTTGATTCTAAACCGACTGAATCCGGAAATAATCCAACCATTGTTGCGCAATATAGAACTGAAGACCGGCCGCTTCCTTTATTATTCCGTGCAGGAATTTCTATTGATGCGTTCAAAAGTGATGAACTGAGATTGATTGTGGCTGCTGATGCGTTACGTCCCAGTGATAGCGCCGAAATGCTGAATGTCGGCGGCGAATTATCCTGGAGAGATATGATGTTTGTTCGTGGTGGACTGAAGTCGTTGTTTTTACCTGATCGTGAGGAATCATTTACAGCGGGTGGAGGTGCAAAATATGAGCTCACCGGTGCCAATGTCATTTCTTTTGATTTTTCGTATCAGGAATTTGGCAAATTTGGCGGAATTCAAACATTTGCAATAGGTATAACCTTTTAA